CGCCTCCACAGCAGTGTGGCCTCGTCTCCTCGGTGGGCGTCTCGCAGTCCGGACAGCGATCGAGAAATCCGCGCAGCGCACGGGCGGCGACGAGGCGGTCCCGTCGGGACGACTCGGGCACGTGCGCCGCCAGCGCCCGTTCGGCCGCGACCTCCGCGATCACGACCGGTCGTGACACCCACGCCTCGCCGCCCTCGGACCCCGTGAGGGCGAACAGGGGCCGGTCCGCGTCGAGCAGTTCGACGTCCGTCTCCTCGGTCGCCGCCGCGGTCGCCTCGACCAGTTCCTCGTCGGAACGCGCCCGCAGCCGCGCCATCTCCTCGCGCCAGTCGTCCCTGAACGGTTCGTCGAGGTGGAGGCGTTCCCCCGCCGGAACGAGTATCCCCGCCTCGACGAGCGTTTCGAGCGTTCGCTCGCCGACGTCCTCGTCGGCCTCGGCGAGCGACCCGGGGAGCGGACGGGCCGGTTCGTCGGCCAGCGCCTCCCGAACGCGAGCGGTGAGCCGTGGGGTGTAGGGGACTAGGTAGCCGCGGTACCGGATCGCGCCCGCGCCCGCGAGCAACGCAGCGAGCGCGAGCAGGGGGGAGAGCGCCGCGAGCGCGAGACAACAGACCAGAAGGATCGCGCCGTTGGCGACGGTACAGGGGAGACAGCGGTTCTCCCCGGTGTACTCCGGGCGACGGAGTTCGATGGGTCCCATCGGCGTTCGTTCTCGCGGGGACGGTATCAGCGTTCCGTCGACGGGCTACAGCTCCGACCGGGCGGGGCCGGCGGCCCCCGACGAGGCGTAGACGTCGTCTAGCTGCTCGCTCAACAGCCGTTTGAGCCGTTCGGGGTTAGGAACGTTGTGGAGCGTGATCTCGACCTCGCCGGTGCCCGCGCTGGTGATGATCACGTCGCCATAGGAGAGCGTGCGTTCGAGCACCGTCTGACTGAATGAGGTGTTCTGGACCCGTTCGTAGCGGATCTGGGTCACGTCGCGCGCGATCAGCCCCTCCTTGTGGTAGACCTCCGCGGTCGTGATGACGTAGCCCGTCGAGATCCGCCGGTAGTACGTCCAGCCCGCCACCGCGAGGCCGGCGGCGATCCCGAGGACCCCGACGAGCGCGAACTCCCCGAGCAGTATCGCCCCGGCCACCCCGGCGACGATCAGCACGGCCCCGAGCGCGAACCCACCGAGGTAGGGGACGACACTCGGGTGGCCGGCCCAGAGAACCTCCTCGTCGGGCCCCAGGTCGAGCCAGTCCGCACCGCCAAAGCGCGCCGGCAACTCTGCCATACCTGTCAGGTAGGACGGAGCCGCAAAGAGCGTTCCGCCCTACTCGATCGCCTCGACGGTGATCCGGGTCGCCTCGACCTCCTCGACGATCGCGCCCCAACCGCCGACGCGGACCTCGCCGTCGTCGGTGGCGACGATCAGCGTCGCCTGCCCGGCGTAGGCGGCGATCGTCGGGTCGGCGCCGGCGTGCGTCGACTGGGTCGTGTACGTACAGTCGACGACCCGGCCGACGATCGAGCAGTCTTCGCCGGTGTCGGTCCGCCGGCCCTCGACCGTGACGAACAGCGTCCCGCCGGATTCGATGGCGGGTTCGAGGTCGCGCAGACACTCGCGGAGGCCGGCGTACGTGATCGGCGGTTCGGTCGGCCGACCCGAGTAGTGGACCTCCCAGACGTCCCACAGACAGAGGGCGAAGAACCAGTGAAACACGTAGGCGTGAGTCCGGTCGTCGACGATCACGCCGTACTCGTTGATCGAATCGGTGTGCGGGACGAAACACAGCTCCGAGCGGTCGACGAGCACGACGAAGGGCGAGGGAAGCGGGCGGTAGCGCGCCTCGGTGCAGGCCGCTTCGAGCGTCTCTGCCGCGGGCAACGAGTCCTCGTCGCCGTGGAGCGAGAGTCGGACGTCGACGCCGCGGTCGATCGCCGCCGCGAGCGCGGGTTCGAGGTCCGTGAACTCCTCGGGAGTGAGCGACGCCTGCACCCGGTCGGTCGCGCCCTCGATCGCCCCGCGGGCGTGGTCGAACACCGTCTCGAACCGGCCGACGATCCGCGCCTCCCCGAGACCGGTGTGGGGGCGTTCGTACCGCTCTTCGACCGCGTCGCTCGCCCACGCGAAGCGCTCGGCCCGCGCGGAGAGGTCGTCGGTGATCCGGTCGAGGTCGCTCACGCGGGCGTGGAGGCGATCCTGTTCGTAGGTCTCGACGTAGCCGGCGGCCTCGAGGTCGCGCAACACGTCGTAGATCCGGGGGTCGGGCACGCCGCTGGCCTGTGCGATCGTCCGGGCCGAGGCGGCGCCCAGATCCAACAGCGCGACGAAGGCGGCGGCCTGATACGGCGAGAGCCCTCCCTGCTCGAGGACCGCCGCGAGGTCTTCGTCATCGCTCGGCATACGTGTCCGTCCACGCCACGGGCGATAAACGCACCGTTCGCCTCACAGGTCGCCGGTCGCACGCGACCAGACCGGCGTCTTGGGTTCCTCGAGGCGTTCGATCTCCTCGTCGGCGAGCGAGACCGCCACCGACGCGGCGTTCTCCTCGAGGTGGTCGAGCGAGCGAGGCCCGATGATCGGCGCGTCGACGACCTCCTTTTCGAGGAGCCACGCGAGGCTGACCTGCGCCGGCGTGACCCCCTTCTCGGCGGCGAGGTCGCGGACGACGTCGAGCACCGCCCAGTTCTCCTCGGTGAAGCGCTCGCGAGTGTGGTCGTCGGTGGCCGCCCTGCCCTCGTCGGGTTCTTCGCTGCGGTCGTACTTGCCGGTGAGAAAGCCCCCTCCTAACGGCGACCACGGGATCACGCCGACCCCCTGATCCCGGCAGACGGGCAAGAGGTTCTCCTCCTCGTGGCGGTCGACGAGGCTGTACTCGGGTTGCATCGAGACGAACCGTTCATACCTACTGAGCTCGCTCTCGTAGAGCGCCTTCGCGAACTGCCAGCCCATCATCGTCGAGGCGCCGATGTACCGAACGAGGCCCTCGTCGACGAGATAGCTGAGCGCCGAGAGGGTCTCCTCGATCGGCGTCGAGTCGTCCCAGCGGTGGATCTGATACAGGTCGATGTAGTCGGTGCCCAGTCGCTCCAAACTCGCCTCGCACTGGTCGATGACGTGTTTCCGCGAGAGCCCTCCCTGATTGGGGCCCTCGCCCATGGACCCGTAGACCTTGGTGGCGATCACGAGCTCCGAGCGGTCCCGGCCCTCGATCGCCCGGCCGACGATCTCCTCGCTCTCGCCGCGGGAGTAGACGTTCGCGGTGTCCAGGAAGTTGATTCCCAGATCGAGCGCGCGGTCGATGAGTTCGCGGCTCTCCGCTTCGTCGTCGATCATCCACGGCTGGTCGCTCCCGAAGTTCATACAGCCCAGACAGAGCCGCGAGACCTCCAGACCCGTCGAGCCGAGCGTGGTGTACTCCATGTCGACGTCGGATTCGCCGTCCATGGCTGGGCATCGATGCAGGCGGGCAAAAGGGTGGCGCCGGTCCCGTCAGCGTTCCGACTCGCGGAGGATCAGCGGGCCGATCGCGAGCGTCCGTTTCGCGACCGTCGCGATGCGCGCGATGTAGGAGATGAGCAGGAGGAACGGCAGCAGCGTGAACGTAAAGGCCGCGCCGATGATCAGGATCGAGTCGCTCACCCCGACGGTCGTGTTCGGGAACGAGATCCCGCTGTAGAAGCCGAGCATGCTACCGGCGACGAGCAGGGCGGGAACGGAGGTATAGAGGATCATCTGCGAGAGGTCGATCAGCGCCCACTCGAAGTACAGCGTCTTGACGTGTTCGCGCGCCGGCCCGAACATGGACAGCGTCGACTTCAGGTCGTCAAGCAGTCCCACGTTCTCCTCCGTGAGGCTGTCGGAGTGGTCGTTCGCGATGCGCTCGATGTGGAAGATCTTGATCCCGTAGTTGTAGTTGAGCGCGGCGTTGAGCACGCCGAACGAGCCGAAACTCGCGCCCCGCAGTTCGTCCCGGACCTGCTCCGCGTTCCCGATCACGCTCTCGGTGTACTCGTCGACCTCCGCGCGGAGCTGGTCGTCCTCGTTGTCGGCGATCGACGCGCGCAACAGCTTGGCCTGTCGCTCGGTCAGGCTGACGATCTCGCGCAGGAACGCCGAGGGGTCGGCGGGACTCGGCAAGCCGATCATCTCCTCGGTGTACTCCCGGAAGTCCATCGTGTTGCTCATGCGCTCGCGTTGCTCGCCCAGCGGGCCGTTCTCCTGTGAGATCACGAGCTGGCTGATCGTGACGACGAGCGTCGTCCCGGTGATGATCGCGCTGATCATCGTCGAGAACATGTACTCGATCATGCTATCGCGGCGGAGCGACGACTCGAAGTCGGGGACGAACCACTCCCCGATCACGACGAACGCGACGAAAAAGCCGAGCGCCAGCAGGCCGGTGATGAGCAGGCGGTTTCCCGTGAGGGTGGCCCAGAGCTTGATCCGGCTCTCGTTCGAGCGCTCGCGCATCGTGTTGGCGGTACCGATCTCCGCCTCGGCGTCGGACTCGATCGCCGTGTCGACCCCCGGGTCCGTCGGAACGTCCGTTCCCTCGTCCGGGTTCGAATCGCGGTCCGAACTCATGTCGAGGGGTCGACGGGCCGTTTGAACACCAGGTACTTCGTGCCGCCGCCGGTGTACTCGACCGTGGCGGCGAGTTCCCAGCCCTCGGCCCCGAGCTCGTTGAGCTGCGTCTTCGGGTCGGTCGCCTCCTTTTTCGTCGCTTCCCTCGGCGGTCTGAGCGTCTCGTACTCCCAGCGGACGCCGTCGTGACTCATCGGTCGTACTACCGCGCTCCACGCCAAAGTAGCCGTGG
The DNA window shown above is from Halalkalicoccus sp. NIPERK01 and carries:
- a CDS encoding DUF4177 domain-containing protein encodes the protein MSHDGVRWEYETLRPPREATKKEATDPKTQLNELGAEGWELAATVEYTGGGTKYLVFKRPVDPST
- a CDS encoding TrmB family transcriptional regulator; the encoded protein is MPSDDEDLAAVLEQGGLSPYQAAAFVALLDLGAASARTIAQASGVPDPRIYDVLRDLEAAGYVETYEQDRLHARVSDLDRITDDLSARAERFAWASDAVEERYERPHTGLGEARIVGRFETVFDHARGAIEGATDRVQASLTPEEFTDLEPALAAAIDRGVDVRLSLHGDEDSLPAAETLEAACTEARYRPLPSPFVVLVDRSELCFVPHTDSINEYGVIVDDRTHAYVFHWFFALCLWDVWEVHYSGRPTEPPITYAGLRECLRDLEPAIESGGTLFVTVEGRRTDTGEDCSIVGRVVDCTYTTQSTHAGADPTIAAYAGQATLIVATDDGEVRVGGWGAIVEEVEATRITVEAIE
- a CDS encoding PH domain-containing protein; protein product: MAELPARFGGADWLDLGPDEEVLWAGHPSVVPYLGGFALGAVLIVAGVAGAILLGEFALVGVLGIAAGLAVAGWTYYRRISTGYVITTAEVYHKEGLIARDVTQIRYERVQNTSFSQTVLERTLSYGDVIITSAGTGEVEITLHNVPNPERLKRLLSEQLDDVYASSGAAGPARSEL
- a CDS encoding aldo/keto reductase, with the translated sequence MEYTTLGSTGLEVSRLCLGCMNFGSDQPWMIDDEAESRELIDRALDLGINFLDTANVYSRGESEEIVGRAIEGRDRSELVIATKVYGSMGEGPNQGGLSRKHVIDQCEASLERLGTDYIDLYQIHRWDDSTPIEETLSALSYLVDEGLVRYIGASTMMGWQFAKALYESELSRYERFVSMQPEYSLVDRHEEENLLPVCRDQGVGVIPWSPLGGGFLTGKYDRSEEPDEGRAATDDHTRERFTEENWAVLDVVRDLAAEKGVTPAQVSLAWLLEKEVVDAPIIGPRSLDHLEENAASVAVSLADEEIERLEEPKTPVWSRATGDL